In Cicer arietinum cultivar CDC Frontier isolate Library 1 chromosome 1, Cicar.CDCFrontier_v2.0, whole genome shotgun sequence, one DNA window encodes the following:
- the LOC101502064 gene encoding uncharacterized protein yields the protein MNILIDSNVEALAFNYLNFGLVTILNNLWTWLALLTAALSFWKIRSSGCPKSVDPNSIIPDPVKKPLLPFEDVTDKIISPRKTLTVGCDEVDGVRKGKFTVYYEEDMQCGRRESTGDNFCYRLLPVAEGWVPEERETRETEWWRCWEKVLTLRNGENENGWYTCQDLTELNGNVVKFWDGGCITKESWYGSSCMSVFVSE from the coding sequence atgaacattTTGATAGATTCCAACGTTGAAGCTTTAGCCTTCAACTACTTAAACTTCGGTTTAGTAACAATTCTCAACAATTTATGGACTTGGCTCGCCCTCCTCACCGCCGCTCTCAGCTTCTGGAAGATTCGTTCCTCGGGTTGCCCTAAATCAGTTGACCCGAATTCTATCATACCCGACCCGGTTAAGAAACCGTTGTTGCCGTTTGAAGATGTAACGGATAAAATAATTTCACCGCGGAAAACATTAACGGTGGGTTGTGACGAAGTTGACGGCGTGAGGAAGGGGAAGTTTACGGTTTATTACGAAGAGGACATGCAATGCGGACGCAGAGAGAGTACTGGTGATAATTTTTGTTACCGGCTATTGCCGGTTGCTGAGGGATGGGTACCGGAAGAAAGAGAAACACGCGAGACGGAGTGGTGGAGATGTTGGGAGAAGGTGTTGACGTTGAGAAACGGAGAGAATGAGAATGGGTGGTACACGTGTCAGGATTTGACGGAGCTTAACGGAAACGTGGTTAAATTTTGGGATGGTGGTTGCATCACAAAGGAATCATGGTACGGTTCCAGCTGTATGTCTGTTTTCGTGTCTGAAtga